A region of Solanum dulcamara chromosome 7, daSolDulc1.2, whole genome shotgun sequence DNA encodes the following proteins:
- the LOC129896934 gene encoding protein BRICK 1 produces MARAGGITNAVNVGIAVQADWENREFISHISLNVRKLFDFLVQFEATTKSKLATLNEKLDTLERRLELLEVQVSTATANPALFNV; encoded by the exons ATGGCTCGAGCCGGAGGAATAACAAACGCGGTGAATGTAGGCATAGCAGTACAAGCAGATTGGGAGAATCGTGAATTCATATCTCACATCTCCCTTAACGTCCGTAAACTCTTCGATTTCCTCGTTCAATTCG AGGCGACGACGAAGAGTAAATTGGCGACACTGAATGAGAAGCTTGATACACTGGAGCGTCGTTTAGAACTGCTTGAAGTCCAAGTCAGCACAGCAACTGCTAATCCAGCTCTGTTTAATGTTTGA
- the LOC129896933 gene encoding L-type lectin-domain containing receptor kinase IX.1, producing the protein MEIMSSNVCCVFLFIAFLVIPFVNSVYFQISRFGPDVTDILYEGDAVASVGEIEFNKVNYLCRVAHAIYREKVPLWDPDHSTKLADFTTHFSFTIDTLNSSSYGHGITFFLAPVGFRIPPNSDGGFLGLFNTTTSDSAQSQIVSVEFDSFSNVEWDPPFEHVGINNNSIASSVTAPWNVSLHSGDPIETWITYNATTNNLSVFWNYGTGPNLSLFYIINLKEVLPPWVTIGFSAATGQNVERHTLESWEFSSSLDITELRGNDREKIGLIAGLTTLGGILFVSAILALIVLRKRRRKVKGNPEAISLTSFNDDLEKGAGPRKFSYKELDTSTNHFSEERKLGEGGFGEVYKGYLMDLDIAVAVKKISRGSKQGKKEYITEVKVISRLRHRNLVQLIGWCHDQGEFLLVYEFMPNGSLDFHLFGKKNPLRWTMRYKISLGLASALLYLHEEWEQCVIHRDIKSSNIMLDSSFNVKLGDFGLARLMDHELGPQTTGLAGTLGYLAPEYIKTGRASKESDVYSFGIVALEIATGRKSVDPGTGKCDAGLVEYVWEFYEKGKLFSIVDEKLNMDFEQEQVERLMITALWCAHPESNLRPSIKQAIHVLNFEASLPNLPMKMPVPVYYSPRQCGEPGVSSGEPTMTYTSIDVGR; encoded by the coding sequence ATGGAAATTATGTCTTCCAATGTATGTTGCGTATTTCTCTTCATTGCCTTCTTGGTGATTCCGTTTGTGAATTCAGTGTACTTTCAAATATCTCGTTTTGGACCAGACGTTACTGACATACTCTATGAAGGGGATGCAGTCGCGTCTGTAGGAGAGATCGAGTTCAACAAAGTTAATTATCTTTGTCGCGTTGCTCATGCTATCTATAGAGAGAAAGTACCACTTTGGGATCCTGATCACTCCACAAAACTTGCTGATTTCACCACACATTTTTCGTTTACTATAGATACACTGAATAGTTCCTCGTATGGTCATGGCATCACATTTTTCCTAGCTCCAGTTGGTTTTCGGATTCCACCTAACTCAGATGGTGGTTTTCTTGGACTGTTCAATACAACCACCAGTGATTCAGCTCAAAGCCAAATTGTTTCTGTTGAGTTTGACTCATTTTCCAACGTTGAATGGGATCCTCCATTCGAGCACGTTGGTATCAACAACAATTCAATTGCTTCATCTGTGACAGCTCCTTGGAATGTTAGTTTACATAGTGGAGATCCTATTGAGACATGGATTACTTACAATGCTACTACAAATAATCTAAGTGTCTTTTGGAACTATGGAACAGGCCCGAATTTGAGcctattttatataataaacCTCAAAGAGGTTCTTCCTCCATGGGTCACGATCGGATTCTCTGCTGCAACAGGACAAAATGTCGAGAGACATACACTTGAATCGTGGGAATTCAGCTCGAGTCTTGATATAACGGAGTTACGGGGTAATGATCGCGAAAAGATTGGACTTATTGCAGGGCTAACAACATTAGGCGGGATTTTGTTTGTGAGCGCAATTTTGGCTTTGATAGTTTTGAGGAAAAGGAGACGAAAGGTGAAGGGAAATCCAGAGGCAATAAGCTTGACATCTTTCAATGATGATCTTGAAAAGGGAGCAGGACCAAGAAAGTTTTCGTACAAAGAGCTGGATACTTCAACCAATCACTTCTCAGAGGAACGGAAATTAGGCGAAGGAGGATTTGGAGAAGTTTACAAAGGGTACCTCATGGATCTTGACATAGCGGTTGCTGTAAAGAAGATCTCGAGAGGATCTAAGCAGGGGAAGAAGGAATACATAACCGAGGTGAAGGTTATTAGTCGATTAAGGCACAGAAATCTTGTTCAACTAATCGGTTGGTGTCATGATCAAGGTGAGTTCTTACTTGTTTATGAATTTATGCCTAATGGTAGCTTAGATTTTCATTTATTTGGTAAAAAGAATCCTCTTAGATGGACTATGAGGTACAAGATTTCACTCGGTTTAGCATCCGCGTTACTCTATCTACACGAAGAATGGGAACAATGTGTGATCCACAGAGACATAAAATCGAGTAACATAATGCTCGATTCAAGTTTTAATGTCAAGCTTGGTGATTTTGGCCTAGCTAGATTAATGGACCATGAATTAGGTCCTCAGACTACAGGGCTAGCCGGAACTTTAGGTTATTTAGCTCCGGAATACATAAAAACAGGACGAGCAAGCAAAGAATCGGATGTGTACAGCTTCGGAATAGTTGCACTAGAAATTGCAACAGGAAGAAAATCAGTTGATCCAGGAACAGGGAAATGTGATGCAGGATTAGTAGAGTATGTTTGggaattttatgaaaaaggaaAACTTTTTTCTATTGTTGATGAGAAATTAAACATGGATTTCGAACAAGAACAAGTAGAACGATTGATGATTACCGCGTTGTGGTGTGCTCATCCCGAGAGCAATCTAAGGCCATCGATAAAACAAGCAATTCATGTTCTAAATTTCGAGGCATCGTTGCCTAATCTTCCAATGAAGATGCCAGTTCCTGTGTATTATTCACCTAGGCAATGTGGTGAACCAGGAGTTAGCTCGGGGGAGCCTACCATGACTTACACAAGCATCGATGTGGGTCGTTAA